From one Triticum urartu cultivar G1812 chromosome 3, Tu2.1, whole genome shotgun sequence genomic stretch:
- the LOC125546280 gene encoding small nuclear ribonucleoprotein Sm D2-like isoform X1 gives MAEEAAANAKKEEEEFSTGPLSLLLMSVKNNTQVLINCRNNKKLLGRVRAFDRHCNMVLENVREMWTEVPKTGKGKKKALPVNKDRFISKMFLRGDSVIIVLRNPK, from the exons ATGGCGGAAGAAGCAGCTGCCAAT gcgaagaaggaggaggaggagttcagCACCGGGCCCCTGTCCCTGCTCCTGATGAGCGTCAAGAACAATACTCAG GTGCTTATCAACTGCCGGAACAACAAGAAGCTTCTTGGTCGTGTGAGGGCATTTGACCGTCATTGCAACATGGTTCTTGAGAATGTTCGGGAGATGTGGACTGAG GTTCCAAAGACTGGCAAAGGCAAGAAGAAGGCCCTTCCAGTGAACAAGGACAGGTTCATCAGCAAGATGTTCCTCCGCGGCGACTCGGTCATCATTGTTCTAAGGAACCCGAAATGA
- the LOC125546280 gene encoding small nuclear ribonucleoprotein Sm D2-like isoform X2, whose amino-acid sequence MAEEAAANVKEEEEFSTGPLSLLLMSVKNNTQVLINCRNNKKLLGRVRAFDRHCNMVLENVREMWTEVPKTGKGKKKALPVNKDRFISKMFLRGDSVIIVLRNPK is encoded by the exons ATGGCGGAAGAAGCAGCTGCCAATGT gaaggaggaggaggagttcagCACCGGGCCCCTGTCCCTGCTCCTGATGAGCGTCAAGAACAATACTCAG GTGCTTATCAACTGCCGGAACAACAAGAAGCTTCTTGGTCGTGTGAGGGCATTTGACCGTCATTGCAACATGGTTCTTGAGAATGTTCGGGAGATGTGGACTGAG GTTCCAAAGACTGGCAAAGGCAAGAAGAAGGCCCTTCCAGTGAACAAGGACAGGTTCATCAGCAAGATGTTCCTCCGCGGCGACTCGGTCATCATTGTTCTAAGGAACCCGAAATGA